One region of Gemmatimonadota bacterium genomic DNA includes:
- the pyk gene encoding pyruvate kinase: MLTKVVATIGPASSGPAGVLELVRAGVNVVRINCAHGTREDHSATVENARAAASEEGRPVAILVDLAGPKIRTGELPEPRQLDAGEEVALAPQAAAEGDDIPTTYAELAGDVGPGDRILVDDGAMELEVIESAPPKVVARVERGGLLHSNKGINLPGIRVAAPSLTEKDLEDLEWAISAGVEYIGLSFVQRPDDVRDLKKRVPVDVMVVAKIEKDIALENLEAILEATDAVMVARGDLGVELPFEQVPLAQKRIVQFANLHGCPVITATQMLESMISAARPTRAEASDVANALFDGTDAVMLSGETAIGQNPRLAVEAMVRIAGEIERSHAFAEGPKYDIPVLGHLRTGATPTEHAIAAATVEAVRLLGAPAVVTLTTSGATARLVSSYRPPVPILAVCERDATYRQLALVWGVDPVWVQDDHSYEGMMRVARAELVDKEIARPGDRVIVTAGIPFNVPGTTNMMRVEVV; the protein is encoded by the coding sequence GTGCTTACCAAGGTTGTCGCGACTATCGGGCCTGCCAGCTCGGGCCCCGCGGGCGTGCTGGAGCTCGTCCGGGCCGGCGTCAACGTGGTTCGCATCAACTGCGCCCACGGCACGCGCGAGGACCACAGCGCGACCGTCGAAAACGCGCGCGCCGCGGCATCGGAGGAGGGGCGTCCGGTGGCCATCCTGGTCGATCTGGCCGGGCCCAAGATCCGCACGGGCGAGTTGCCCGAGCCCAGGCAGCTCGACGCCGGTGAGGAGGTGGCGCTGGCTCCCCAGGCGGCGGCCGAGGGCGACGACATCCCCACCACCTACGCGGAGCTGGCCGGGGACGTCGGGCCCGGCGACCGGATCCTCGTCGACGACGGGGCGATGGAGTTGGAGGTCATCGAGAGCGCGCCTCCGAAGGTCGTCGCCCGCGTGGAGCGCGGCGGCCTGCTGCACTCCAACAAGGGCATCAACCTGCCCGGCATTCGGGTCGCCGCGCCGTCCCTGACCGAGAAGGATCTGGAGGACCTCGAGTGGGCGATCTCCGCCGGCGTGGAGTACATCGGGCTATCCTTCGTGCAGCGCCCGGATGACGTGCGCGACCTGAAGAAGCGCGTGCCGGTGGACGTGATGGTGGTGGCCAAGATCGAGAAGGACATCGCGCTCGAGAACCTCGAGGCGATCCTGGAGGCGACGGACGCGGTGATGGTGGCCCGGGGCGACCTGGGCGTAGAGCTCCCCTTCGAGCAGGTACCGCTGGCGCAGAAGCGCATCGTCCAGTTCGCCAATCTGCACGGGTGCCCCGTGATCACCGCGACCCAGATGCTCGAGTCCATGATCTCGGCGGCCAGGCCTACCCGCGCGGAGGCCAGCGACGTCGCCAACGCGCTGTTCGACGGGACCGACGCCGTGATGCTTTCGGGCGAAACGGCCATCGGCCAGAACCCCCGGCTGGCCGTCGAGGCGATGGTCCGGATCGCCGGCGAGATCGAGCGCTCGCACGCGTTCGCCGAGGGGCCCAAATACGACATCCCGGTGCTGGGGCATCTGCGTACCGGCGCCACCCCCACCGAGCACGCCATAGCCGCCGCGACCGTGGAAGCGGTTCGCCTCCTGGGGGCTCCGGCGGTGGTCACGCTCACGACCTCGGGGGCTACCGCCCGCCTGGTATCCAGCTACCGACCTCCGGTACCCATCCTGGCCGTGTGCGAAAGGGACGCGACGTACCGCCAGTTGGCGCTGGTCTGGGGTGTGGATCCCGTGTGGGTGCAGGACGATCATTCCTACGAAGGCATGATGCGAGTGGCGCGCGCCGAGCTGGTGGACAAGGAGATCGCGAGGCCGGGTGACAGGGTGATCGTCACGGCCGGGATCCCCTTCAACGTGCCGGGGACAACGAACATGATGCGCGTCGAGGTCGTTTGA
- a CDS encoding MBL fold metallo-hydrolase, giving the protein MRLTFLGTGTSFGIPVVGCDCARCTSDDPRDRRTRHGALLEGPEGSVLVDTPPELRLQLLRAGVHGVDAVWFTHGHADHTHGIDDLRAMTARRGAPLPAFANSDGAAMLRERFGYVFGEGQPRGRARPWLALESIPEGEDVRVAGLTITPLALPHGEMETAGFRVGALGYLPDAQDVPESVIGALDGVEILVLCALWYGPPHPAHLNVERAVEVAERVGARVTYLTHLTHRVGHAALCESLPDSVRPAHDGLVVPVPDAEG; this is encoded by the coding sequence TTGAGGCTGACGTTTCTGGGAACCGGGACATCCTTCGGAATCCCGGTCGTGGGGTGCGACTGCGCTCGCTGCACTTCCGACGACCCGCGCGACCGGCGCACTCGTCACGGTGCGCTGCTGGAGGGCCCCGAGGGCAGCGTGCTGGTCGACACGCCGCCCGAGCTGCGGCTTCAGCTCCTGCGCGCCGGCGTTCACGGCGTCGACGCCGTGTGGTTCACGCACGGCCACGCCGACCACACCCACGGCATCGACGACCTGCGCGCCATGACCGCGCGCCGCGGCGCGCCGCTACCGGCGTTCGCCAACTCGGACGGGGCGGCGATGCTGCGCGAGCGCTTTGGCTACGTGTTCGGCGAGGGGCAGCCGCGCGGGCGCGCCAGGCCGTGGCTGGCCCTCGAATCCATCCCGGAGGGCGAGGACGTGCGCGTGGCGGGTCTGACCATCACCCCGCTCGCGCTTCCGCACGGAGAGATGGAAACCGCCGGCTTCCGGGTCGGTGCGCTGGGCTACCTCCCCGACGCGCAGGACGTGCCGGAGTCCGTCATCGGCGCGCTGGACGGGGTCGAGATCCTGGTCCTGTGCGCGCTCTGGTACGGCCCCCCCCACCCGGCGCACCTCAACGTCGAGCGCGCGGTCGAGGTGGCCGAGCGCGTCGGCGCCCGCGTGACCTACCTCACGCACCTCACCCACCGCGTGGGGCACGCAGCGCTGTGCGAGAGCCTGCCCGACTCGGTGCGGCCGGCCCACGACGGCCTCGTCGTGCCGGTGCCGGACGCGGAGGGTTGA
- a CDS encoding histidine kinase dimerization/phospho-acceptor domain-containing protein translates to MGRAGDGGAGGNAHDQDVALADWQRLVARVAGDIGHELKNPVHATVINLELVRRRIADGLADQALERLDVVAEQVRRVHGVVEGLLQLLGDGVRYDEAIELDRVVESVLPLLAAQAGAAGVGFRWTPAGPGTVVQVSADPLRHALVGLVASAVDSLGGSSGGGIHVRAVGPPIGVEVSATAAARSSPGTATPDVALHELVRRVAARGGMEIGAVPDQSPVSWSSTVFLAAHSGA, encoded by the coding sequence GTGGGCCGGGCGGGGGACGGCGGCGCCGGAGGGAACGCCCACGATCAGGACGTCGCGCTGGCGGACTGGCAGAGGCTGGTCGCGCGCGTGGCCGGCGACATCGGACACGAGCTGAAGAATCCGGTCCACGCCACGGTGATCAATCTGGAATTGGTGCGCCGCCGCATCGCCGACGGACTGGCCGACCAGGCCCTCGAGCGCCTCGACGTGGTCGCCGAACAGGTCCGGCGCGTGCACGGCGTGGTGGAGGGCCTGCTGCAGCTGCTCGGCGACGGGGTGCGGTACGACGAGGCCATCGAGCTCGATCGGGTGGTGGAATCGGTGCTGCCGCTGCTGGCCGCCCAGGCCGGCGCGGCCGGCGTGGGTTTTCGCTGGACGCCGGCAGGGCCGGGCACGGTCGTGCAGGTCTCCGCCGACCCCCTGCGCCACGCCCTGGTCGGCCTCGTCGCCAGCGCGGTGGACTCCCTTGGCGGATCCAGCGGCGGCGGCATCCACGTGCGCGCCGTCGGCCCACCGATTGGGGTCGAAGTGTCGGCTACGGCCGCCGCGCGGTCGTCGCCCGGTACGGCGACGCCCGATGTGGCTCTGCACGAACTCGTGCGCCGGGTCGCCGCGCGCGGCGGCATGGAGATCGGGGCGGTGCCCGACCAGAGCCCCGTAAGTTGGTCATCCACAGTATTTTTGGCCGCCCACAGCGGCGCTTGA
- a CDS encoding sigma-54 dependent transcriptional regulator, protein MAQPKLLIADDERPVAEGLKILLAEEGYDTDMATNGEEAWEKIRSGDFGLVLADLNMPKLNGLELFARMREQALSSEIIIITGKGTVASAVEAMREGAYDYLTKPLDLERLKALIPKALETYEVKNANRALRKQLEGLSRFGDMIGQSEEMLEVFATIEAVAPSLASVLIMGESGTGKELVARAIHQKSSRKKAAFVALNCGAFPREILENELFGHEKGAFTGAVGEKAGAFELADGGTLFLDEVAEMEPDVQVKFLRALEQQCFRRLGGKKEVTVDIRVIAATNRDVEDALESGELREDLYHRLAVIPLFLPPLRDRGNDVMLLAEEFLRGFAEAHGKNRVRGFESNALEYLSTYSWPGNVRELRNAVERAVILARAEMISAADLHPHHRALNERELRVAVGTSEDEAVRLLTIKTFALCCGDAKKTATILGIDESEVRARLADSIGAEAGGPKRKKKKVGAKT, encoded by the coding sequence ATGGCGCAACCAAAGCTTCTCATCGCCGACGACGAGCGCCCCGTCGCGGAGGGCTTGAAGATCCTCCTCGCCGAGGAGGGCTACGACACCGACATGGCCACCAACGGCGAGGAGGCCTGGGAGAAGATCCGGTCGGGAGACTTCGGCCTGGTCCTGGCCGACCTGAACATGCCGAAGCTGAACGGCCTGGAGCTGTTCGCGCGCATGCGCGAGCAGGCGCTCTCCAGCGAGATCATCATCATCACCGGGAAAGGGACCGTGGCGTCGGCCGTCGAGGCCATGCGCGAGGGCGCCTACGACTATCTCACCAAGCCGCTCGACCTGGAGCGTCTGAAGGCGCTCATCCCCAAGGCCTTGGAGACCTACGAGGTAAAGAACGCGAACCGCGCGCTGCGCAAGCAGCTCGAGGGGCTCAGTCGCTTCGGGGACATGATCGGCCAGTCGGAGGAGATGCTGGAGGTCTTTGCGACCATCGAGGCGGTCGCCCCGTCTCTGGCGAGCGTCCTGATCATGGGCGAAAGCGGCACCGGCAAGGAGCTCGTCGCGCGCGCGATCCACCAGAAATCGTCGCGCAAGAAGGCCGCCTTCGTCGCCTTGAACTGCGGAGCGTTCCCCCGCGAGATACTGGAGAACGAGCTGTTCGGGCACGAAAAGGGGGCCTTCACGGGAGCCGTGGGCGAAAAGGCGGGTGCGTTCGAGTTGGCCGATGGGGGCACGCTCTTCCTGGACGAGGTCGCCGAGATGGAGCCCGACGTCCAGGTCAAGTTCCTGCGCGCGCTGGAGCAGCAATGCTTCCGGCGCCTCGGTGGCAAGAAAGAGGTCACCGTGGACATCCGCGTCATCGCCGCGACCAACCGGGACGTCGAGGATGCGTTGGAGTCGGGGGAGTTGCGCGAAGACCTGTACCACCGGCTCGCCGTGATCCCTCTGTTTCTGCCTCCTCTGCGCGACCGCGGCAACGACGTCATGCTGTTGGCCGAGGAATTCCTGCGCGGCTTCGCCGAGGCCCACGGCAAGAACAGGGTCCGGGGCTTCGAGTCGAACGCCCTCGAGTACCTGTCGACGTACTCGTGGCCGGGCAACGTGCGTGAGCTCAGGAACGCGGTGGAGCGCGCCGTCATCCTGGCGCGCGCAGAGATGATCTCGGCCGCCGACCTGCACCCGCATCATCGCGCCCTGAACGAGCGCGAGCTGCGCGTGGCGGTGGGGACGAGCGAGGACGAGGCGGTCCGCCTGCTGACGATCAAGACCTTCGCGCTGTGCTGCGGCGACGCGAAGAAGACAGCCACCATCCTCGGCATCGATGAGTCCGAGGTAAGAGCCCGGCTCGCCGACTCCATCGGCGCCGAGGCCGGAGGACCCAAACGCAAAAAGAAGAAAGTCGGGGCCAAGACATGA
- a CDS encoding YtxH domain-containing protein has product MTSFLKGLVAGATVALLYAPYRGEEARGRLRAEVEALLERLSARAREAQEALMDQFEEARERVAGAPASSNGSDGRPGD; this is encoded by the coding sequence ATGACGTCTTTCTTGAAGGGCCTGGTGGCCGGCGCCACGGTAGCGCTGCTGTACGCCCCTTACCGCGGGGAAGAGGCGCGTGGCAGGCTACGCGCCGAGGTCGAGGCGCTGCTGGAGCGGCTGAGCGCACGCGCGCGGGAGGCGCAGGAAGCGCTCATGGATCAGTTCGAGGAGGCTCGCGAGCGGGTCGCGGGCGCGCCGGCGTCGAGCAACGGCTCGGACGGTCGTCCAGGCGACTGA
- a CDS encoding YihY/virulence factor BrkB family protein, whose product MGPSDRGLAAAWRAIWDFARRLYRKAGEDNIFFLAGAIAFNLLVAFVPLVLAVLGMAGTVLRARGVDSAALVLDYVRRTLPALGEQLEAQGQLLDVLGAIVDNSAGFLGLGTLVLAWVATRLVGTLRTVLREIFDIHYDRGIVRGKLFDLKMVLTAGTLFTVSVLGSLALQIVAKNGFHALGLEPGFPAGTQVFLGQAAAFTVLWTVFLLTYHFLPARRPQWRTSLIAATFAAIAFQALRSAFGWYATNVASYASAYGSVAFLFVLILWIYYSSVVFVLGGEVAQVAMQRRTRRRQKERLG is encoded by the coding sequence ATGGGGCCGAGCGACAGGGGGCTGGCGGCGGCGTGGCGGGCGATCTGGGACTTCGCGCGCCGACTGTACCGCAAGGCCGGGGAAGACAACATCTTCTTCCTCGCCGGTGCCATCGCGTTCAACCTTCTCGTGGCGTTCGTGCCGCTCGTGCTCGCGGTCCTCGGCATGGCGGGCACCGTGCTGCGCGCGCGCGGCGTGGACTCGGCCGCGCTCGTCCTCGACTACGTCCGCCGCACGCTGCCCGCCCTCGGCGAGCAACTGGAGGCGCAGGGCCAGTTGCTCGACGTGCTCGGGGCGATAGTCGACAACAGCGCCGGATTCCTGGGGCTCGGCACCCTGGTGCTCGCGTGGGTCGCCACCAGGCTGGTCGGCACCCTGCGCACGGTGCTGCGCGAGATCTTCGATATCCACTACGACCGGGGCATCGTCCGCGGCAAGCTGTTCGACCTGAAGATGGTGCTCACCGCGGGCACGCTGTTCACCGTCAGCGTGCTCGGCTCCCTCGCCCTCCAGATCGTCGCGAAGAACGGCTTCCACGCGCTGGGGCTGGAGCCGGGGTTCCCGGCCGGAACGCAGGTCTTTCTGGGCCAGGCCGCGGCCTTTACGGTCCTGTGGACGGTCTTCCTGCTCACGTATCATTTCCTGCCCGCGCGCCGCCCCCAGTGGCGCACCTCGCTCATCGCGGCGACGTTCGCGGCGATCGCGTTCCAGGCGCTGCGCAGCGCGTTCGGGTGGTACGCGACCAACGTGGCGTCGTACGCCTCCGCGTACGGGTCGGTGGCCTTCCTGTTCGTGCTCATCCTGTGGATCTACTACAGCTCCGTGGTGTTCGTGCTCGGCGGAGAGGTGGCTCAGGTGGCGATGCAGCGGCGCACGCGGCGCCGGCAGAAGGAACGACTGGGATGA
- the smpB gene encoding SsrA-binding protein SmpB, translating into MSKSGGADGKKVVARNKRALRDYHILDRFEAGLVLTGPEVKSLRAGKVSIAESFARVDRGEVWLHGAHVTPYDPAGPWNADPTRPRKLLLQKREIRRLLGATQEKGLTLVPLDLYFRRGLAKLTLALARGKKLHDRREDLKQRAADREMERAMRRGR; encoded by the coding sequence ATGAGCAAGTCCGGCGGGGCCGACGGAAAGAAGGTTGTCGCGCGAAACAAACGCGCGTTGCGCGACTATCACATCCTGGACCGGTTCGAGGCGGGTTTGGTCCTGACCGGTCCGGAGGTGAAATCCCTGCGCGCGGGCAAGGTGAGCATAGCGGAGTCGTTCGCGCGCGTGGATCGGGGCGAGGTCTGGCTACACGGGGCGCACGTGACCCCGTACGATCCCGCCGGACCGTGGAACGCGGACCCTACACGTCCGCGCAAACTGCTTCTGCAGAAGCGAGAGATCCGGCGCCTGTTAGGCGCCACGCAGGAGAAAGGGTTGACCCTGGTACCGTTGGACCTGTACTTCCGCCGCGGGCTGGCCAAGCTGACGCTCGCGCTCGCGCGCGGGAAGAAGCTGCACGACCGGCGCGAGGATTTGAAGCAGCGGGCGGCGGATCGGGAGATGGAACGGGCAATGCGGAGGGGGCGATGA
- a CDS encoding N-acetylmuramoyl-L-alanine amidase has product MRGRGWVVVGALAFASMGAVSPAKAQTGALVMTRGARTISAALARHRGWAAYDLRVLEGVGGSVTRQDDGATLVLFGDTLRFQDTSTYFETPRGVVQLAYPAYARDEAFFLPRSFFVDWLPARYGRWLGAGPNGKLVVRSVAAEPSGRRIVVLDPGHGGVDAGKVSASGVREKDVALAVARQLRRVLRSRGYTVYMTREADTLVALADRPRLANAWKGEEPAAMFVSIHANSHRQSAARGFETFFLSEARTEDERRVAEVENSAAQFEAEGSAEVDPIAQIAASLRNDFYQRASNDLAAVIQRNLAGVHPGPNRGVKQASFRVLVGALMPAVLVETAFLSNPREARLLGEGGFRTDVAEAVAEAIDAYFKGHEHLWVAQSE; this is encoded by the coding sequence ATGAGGGGGAGGGGATGGGTGGTGGTGGGCGCTCTGGCGTTCGCCTCGATGGGAGCGGTGTCACCGGCGAAGGCCCAGACCGGGGCGCTCGTCATGACCCGCGGGGCGCGGACCATCAGCGCCGCGCTGGCGCGACACCGCGGGTGGGCCGCGTACGACCTGCGTGTCCTGGAAGGAGTGGGCGGGAGCGTCACGCGCCAGGACGATGGGGCGACGCTGGTGCTGTTCGGCGACACGCTGAGGTTCCAGGACACATCCACGTACTTCGAGACGCCGCGCGGGGTGGTCCAGCTCGCCTATCCCGCGTACGCGCGGGACGAGGCTTTCTTCCTGCCGCGGTCGTTCTTCGTGGACTGGCTGCCGGCGCGCTACGGGCGCTGGCTGGGCGCCGGTCCCAACGGAAAACTGGTCGTGCGTTCGGTCGCCGCGGAGCCGTCGGGACGTCGCATCGTGGTCCTGGACCCGGGACACGGCGGCGTCGACGCCGGCAAGGTGTCCGCGTCCGGGGTGCGGGAGAAGGACGTCGCGTTGGCGGTCGCGCGCCAGCTGCGCAGGGTGCTCCGGTCGCGCGGGTACACGGTGTACATGACCCGCGAGGCGGACACGCTCGTCGCGCTGGCGGACAGGCCGCGCCTGGCCAACGCCTGGAAGGGCGAAGAGCCGGCGGCGATGTTCGTTTCGATCCACGCCAATTCGCACCGGCAGTCCGCGGCTCGGGGCTTCGAGACGTTCTTTCTTTCGGAGGCCCGTACCGAGGACGAACGACGGGTCGCCGAGGTGGAGAACTCGGCCGCCCAGTTCGAGGCCGAGGGCTCGGCGGAGGTCGACCCGATCGCCCAGATCGCCGCCAGCCTGAGGAACGATTTCTATCAGCGCGCCAGCAACGATCTGGCGGCGGTGATCCAGCGGAACCTGGCGGGGGTGCACCCGGGGCCGAATCGCGGCGTCAAGCAGGCCAGCTTCCGCGTCCTGGTCGGCGCGCTGATGCCCGCCGTGCTGGTGGAGACGGCGTTCCTGTCCAACCCGCGGGAGGCGCGCCTCCTGGGCGAGGGCGGGTTTCGGACAGACGTGGCGGAGGCGGTGGCGGAGGCGATCGATGCCTACTTCAAGGGGCACGAACACCTGTGGGTCGCGCAATCGGAATGA
- a CDS encoding dihydroorotate dehydrogenase, producing the protein MTALSQELFGATFQNPVLLASGTCGYGREVADLLDLDALGGFVLKGTTPHAREGNPAPRVAEFADGMLNSVGLANVGAERCRDEKLPWVAANVRRAQVFVNVAGLAVDDFPQVVETLDPAPGFLGFELNVSCPNVRHGGGLIGANARSLAEVVGSCRSRTRRPLIVKMPPNVADLGELVAVAEAEGADGLTLVNTMPGLLYDLETRRPVLGAGSGGVSGAAILPVGVHAVRTARSRVDIPLIGAGGIRTARDALQYVLAGASLVQLGTASFADPRSAARVLSGLETHVRTAGVTFSELVGTGLNG; encoded by the coding sequence ATGACGGCTCTGTCCCAGGAGCTCTTCGGCGCCACCTTCCAGAACCCCGTTCTGCTGGCGAGCGGTACGTGCGGCTACGGCCGCGAGGTGGCCGATCTGCTGGACCTGGACGCGCTCGGCGGGTTCGTGCTCAAGGGCACGACGCCGCACGCGCGAGAGGGGAATCCCGCGCCGCGCGTCGCCGAGTTCGCGGACGGAATGCTCAACTCGGTGGGGCTGGCCAACGTCGGAGCCGAGCGCTGCCGCGACGAGAAGCTGCCCTGGGTGGCCGCCAACGTCAGGCGCGCCCAGGTCTTCGTGAACGTCGCGGGCCTGGCCGTCGATGATTTCCCCCAGGTGGTGGAGACGCTCGATCCGGCCCCGGGCTTCCTGGGCTTCGAGCTGAACGTGTCGTGCCCCAACGTGCGCCACGGCGGTGGCCTGATCGGCGCCAACGCGCGCTCGCTGGCTGAGGTCGTGGGTTCCTGCCGCTCTCGTACCCGGCGACCGCTGATCGTGAAGATGCCGCCCAACGTTGCGGACCTGGGCGAGCTGGTCGCGGTGGCCGAGGCCGAGGGCGCGGACGGGCTCACCCTGGTCAACACGATGCCCGGTCTGCTGTACGACCTGGAGACCCGGAGACCGGTGCTGGGTGCGGGGAGTGGAGGGGTCAGCGGTGCGGCCATTCTTCCCGTCGGCGTGCACGCCGTCCGTACCGCGCGTTCCCGCGTGGACATCCCGCTGATCGGAGCGGGCGGCATCCGGACGGCCCGGGACGCGCTCCAGTACGTGCTGGCGGGGGCCTCCCTGGTGCAGCTCGGCACCGCCAGTTTCGCGGACCCCCGCTCTGCGGCTCGGGTATTGTCCGGCCTCGAAACGCACGTTCGGACGGCGGGCGTGACGTTCAGCGAATTGGTCGGCACGGGCTTGAACGGCTGA
- the pyrF gene encoding orotidine-5'-phosphate decarboxylase, translating to MAKIIVALDHARGRAALDLVDALGAAVSWYKVGARLFTGEGPPLVRELDARGKSVFLDLKYLDIPNTVQGAVGAAADLGVALTTVHASGGVDMMRAAASAADGSATEVVAVTLLTSLTGSAAAEAWGREAAEPGDEVSRLAGHAAAAGMAGVVCGASEAARVRAERGPAFRIVTPGIRPAGAAAQDQRRVATPDEAVRAGADYLVVGRAVTAAADPVAAALAIADSLAVGVAT from the coding sequence ATGGCCAAAATCATCGTCGCTCTGGACCACGCGCGGGGACGCGCGGCGCTCGACCTGGTCGACGCGCTCGGCGCCGCCGTGTCCTGGTACAAGGTGGGCGCGCGCCTGTTTACCGGCGAAGGCCCCCCGCTCGTGCGCGAGCTCGACGCGCGCGGCAAGAGCGTGTTCCTGGACCTCAAGTACCTGGACATTCCCAACACGGTGCAGGGCGCGGTGGGCGCCGCCGCGGACCTCGGAGTCGCCCTGACCACCGTCCACGCGAGCGGAGGGGTCGACATGATGCGCGCGGCCGCCAGCGCGGCCGACGGGTCGGCCACCGAGGTGGTGGCGGTGACCCTGCTCACCTCGCTGACCGGGAGCGCGGCCGCCGAGGCGTGGGGCCGCGAGGCGGCCGAGCCCGGCGACGAAGTGTCCAGGCTGGCCGGCCACGCCGCGGCCGCCGGGATGGCCGGCGTGGTGTGCGGGGCCTCCGAGGCGGCGCGCGTCCGCGCCGAGCGCGGCCCGGCGTTCAGGATCGTGACGCCGGGTATTCGCCCAGCCGGGGCGGCGGCGCAGGACCAGCGCCGCGTGGCGACGCCGGACGAGGCGGTCCGGGCGGGGGCCGACTACCTGGTGGTCGGGCGCGCCGTCACCGCCGCCGCGGACCCCGTGGCGGCGGCCCTCGCGATCGCAGATTCGCTGGCGGTAGGGGTCGCAACGTGA
- a CDS encoding mechanosensitive ion channel domain-containing protein yields the protein MLDAIRSIQWSELVDWNAAAADAVRVAVILLGAFVFFRLIKLATRRLERDIDEADPVLKRRIEQRKRTVASLLNSVSAVVIAALALLMVLGIFIEIGPLLATAGVAGLAFSFGAQSVVKDVITGVFLMIEEQFAVGDYVRIGAATGLVEKITLRTTVLRDIDGTVHVIPNGEITLLSNLTKGWSMAVLDIGVAYKEDVDLVIEVLEDECTGLWRDAEWSAIILEEPEVLGVQDLGDSAVVVRVSFKTLPLRQWDVAREFRRRIKRRFDDEGIEIPFPHRTIYMGAGVDGAGGDATAGTASVASKSAP from the coding sequence GTGCTCGACGCCATTCGGTCCATCCAGTGGAGCGAGTTGGTCGACTGGAACGCGGCCGCAGCCGACGCGGTCCGCGTGGCGGTCATCCTGCTGGGCGCGTTCGTCTTCTTCCGGCTCATCAAGCTCGCCACGCGACGGCTCGAGCGCGATATCGATGAAGCCGACCCCGTACTCAAGCGGCGCATCGAGCAGCGCAAGCGCACCGTCGCGAGCCTCCTGAACAGCGTGTCCGCGGTGGTGATCGCCGCTCTGGCGTTGCTGATGGTGCTGGGAATCTTCATCGAGATCGGACCCCTGCTGGCGACCGCTGGCGTGGCCGGCCTGGCGTTCTCGTTCGGCGCGCAGTCGGTGGTGAAGGACGTGATCACCGGGGTCTTCTTGATGATCGAGGAGCAGTTCGCCGTTGGAGACTACGTGCGCATCGGCGCTGCGACCGGGCTGGTCGAGAAGATCACGCTGCGCACGACCGTGCTGCGCGACATTGATGGCACGGTGCACGTGATTCCCAACGGGGAGATCACGCTGCTCTCCAACCTCACCAAGGGTTGGTCGATGGCCGTGCTGGACATCGGCGTCGCCTACAAGGAAGATGTCGACCTGGTCATCGAGGTACTCGAGGACGAGTGCACCGGTTTGTGGCGCGACGCTGAGTGGTCGGCGATCATCCTGGAAGAGCCGGAGGTGCTGGGAGTGCAGGACCTGGGCGACTCGGCGGTGGTCGTGCGGGTGTCGTTCAAGACGCTCCCGCTCAGGCAGTGGGACGTGGCGCGGGAGTTCAGGCGCCGTATCAAGCGCCGCTTCGACGACGAGGGCATAGAGATCCCGTTCCCGCACCGCACGATCTACATGGGCGCCGGGGTGGACGGGGCCGGCGGGGATGCCACGGCGGGCACAGCCTCCGTGGCGAGCAAGTCCGCCCCCTGA